In a single window of the Novosphingobium sp. IK01 genome:
- the gltX gene encoding glutamate--tRNA ligase, whose product MASDTDTVSAGSGVGHAAPQPAGRVVTRFAPSPTGFLHIGGARTALFNWLYARHHGGTYLLRIEDTDRARSTDAAIDAIFDGLNWLGLGGDADPVFQFARSDRHAQVAQAMLDAGHAYRCYLTQEELAERRAKAQEERRPFRLQSEWRDADPATWPEGQPYVVRVKAPRDGETVIDDLVQGSITVQNAEIDDYVILRGDGTPTYMLAVVVDDHDMGVTHVIRGDDHINNAFRQLVIIRAMDAIEGGWADPAYGHIPLIHGADGAKLSKRHGALGVDAYRDEMGLLPEAVFNYLLRLGWGHGDEEIISREQAVEWFDIADVNKGASRFDLKKLLNLNGHYLREADDARLADLVAPRLAALVPGFDAARDRALLVSAMPVLKVRAADLNELAKGAVFLFAQRPLALDEKAQSLLTADARGILGNVIGRLSGESDWTAPVLEASLKAMAAELGVGLGKIAQPLRASLTGQATSPGIFDVLVLLGKEEALARLNDHAA is encoded by the coding sequence ATGGCAAGCGACACTGACACCGTTTCTGCAGGATCGGGCGTGGGCCATGCTGCCCCCCAGCCAGCGGGCCGTGTCGTTACCCGGTTTGCCCCTTCGCCCACCGGTTTCCTGCATATCGGCGGCGCGCGCACAGCCCTGTTCAACTGGCTCTATGCCCGTCACCATGGCGGCACCTATCTTCTGCGTATCGAGGACACCGACCGCGCCCGCTCGACGGATGCCGCGATCGACGCGATCTTCGACGGCCTCAACTGGCTGGGTCTGGGTGGCGACGCCGACCCGGTGTTCCAGTTCGCCCGGTCCGACCGCCATGCGCAAGTCGCCCAGGCCATGCTCGACGCCGGACATGCCTATCGCTGCTACCTGACGCAGGAAGAACTGGCCGAGCGCCGCGCCAAGGCGCAGGAAGAACGCCGCCCGTTCCGCCTCCAGAGCGAATGGCGCGATGCCGATCCGGCCACCTGGCCCGAAGGCCAGCCCTATGTCGTGCGCGTCAAGGCGCCGCGCGATGGCGAAACGGTCATCGACGATCTCGTTCAGGGCTCCATCACCGTCCAGAACGCCGAGATCGACGACTACGTGATCCTGCGCGGCGACGGCACGCCGACCTACATGCTCGCGGTGGTGGTCGACGACCACGACATGGGCGTAACCCACGTGATCCGTGGCGACGACCACATCAACAACGCCTTCCGCCAGCTGGTGATCATCCGCGCGATGGACGCCATCGAGGGCGGCTGGGCTGACCCGGCCTATGGCCATATCCCGCTGATCCACGGCGCGGACGGGGCCAAGCTGTCCAAGCGCCACGGCGCGCTGGGCGTGGATGCCTATCGCGACGAGATGGGCCTCCTGCCCGAAGCAGTGTTCAACTACCTGCTGCGTCTGGGCTGGGGCCATGGCGACGAGGAAATCATCAGCCGCGAACAGGCGGTCGAATGGTTCGACATCGCCGATGTCAACAAGGGCGCCTCGCGCTTCGACCTCAAGAAGTTGCTCAACCTCAACGGGCACTATCTGCGCGAAGCCGACGATGCGCGCCTGGCCGATCTGGTCGCCCCGCGCCTTGCCGCGCTGGTGCCCGGTTTCGACGCGGCGCGTGATCGCGCCCTGCTGGTTTCGGCCATGCCCGTGCTCAAGGTGCGCGCGGCCGACCTCAATGAACTGGCGAAGGGGGCCGTGTTCCTCTTCGCGCAGCGCCCGCTGGCGCTGGACGAAAAGGCCCAGAGCTTGCTGACCGCCGATGCGCGGGGCATTCTGGGCAATGTAATCGGTCGCCTCTCGGGGGAAAGCGACTGGACAGCACCGGTTCTCGAAGCCAGCCTCAAGGCCATGGCTGCGGAACTGGGCGTGGGCCTGGGCAAGATCGCCCAGCCGCTTCGCGCAAGCCTGACCGGGCAGGCAACGTCTCCCGGAATTTTCGACGTGCTGGTTCTTCTCGGAAAAGAGGAAGCCCTGGCCCGTCTCAACGACCACGCCGCCTGA
- a CDS encoding citrate synthase, whose translation MSDNQATLTVEGKSIDLPVRSGTIGPDVIDIRKLYGQSGKFTYDPGFTSTASCDSAITYIDGDEGVLLHRGYPIGQLAEHSSFMEVSYLLLNGELPSQSELDDFTRTITRHTMVHEQLTKFYSGFRRDAHPMAVMCGVVGALSAFYHDSTDIADPQNRTISSHRLIAKIPTIAAMAYKYSVGQPFVYPDNKLSYTGNFLRMTFGVPAEEYEVIPAVEKAMDRIFILHADHEQNASTSTVRLAGSSGANPFACIAAGIACLWGPAHGGANEAALNMLKEIGTPDKIPHYIERAKDKNDPFRLMGFGHRVYKNYDPRATVMQKTVREVFDALKVNDPLFETALRLEEIALNDPYFIEKKLFPNVDFYSGIILSAIGFPTTMFTVLFALARTVGWVAQWNEMISDPGQKIGRPRQLYTGPAARDYIPVSQR comes from the coding sequence GTGAGCGATAATCAGGCTACTTTGACCGTCGAAGGCAAGTCCATCGATCTTCCGGTCAGGAGCGGTACCATCGGGCCGGACGTGATCGACATCCGTAAGCTTTACGGCCAGTCGGGCAAGTTCACCTATGACCCGGGCTTCACCTCCACCGCCAGCTGCGACAGCGCCATCACCTACATCGATGGTGATGAAGGCGTCCTGCTGCATCGCGGCTATCCGATCGGACAGCTGGCTGAGCACTCCAGCTTCATGGAAGTGAGCTACCTGCTGCTCAACGGCGAACTGCCCAGCCAGAGCGAACTGGACGACTTCACCCGCACGATCACGCGCCACACCATGGTGCATGAACAGCTGACGAAGTTCTACAGCGGCTTCCGTCGCGACGCGCACCCGATGGCGGTGATGTGCGGCGTGGTCGGCGCCCTCTCGGCGTTCTACCACGACTCGACCGACATCGCCGATCCGCAGAACCGCACGATCAGCTCGCACCGCCTGATCGCCAAGATCCCCACGATCGCGGCCATGGCGTACAAGTATTCGGTCGGCCAGCCGTTCGTCTATCCGGACAACAAGCTGTCCTACACCGGCAACTTCCTGCGCATGACCTTCGGCGTGCCGGCGGAAGAATATGAAGTGATCCCCGCCGTCGAAAAGGCGATGGACCGCATCTTCATCCTCCATGCCGACCACGAACAGAACGCCTCGACCTCGACCGTGCGCCTTGCCGGTTCGTCGGGCGCCAACCCGTTTGCGTGCATCGCGGCCGGCATCGCCTGCCTGTGGGGCCCCGCGCATGGCGGCGCGAACGAAGCCGCGCTCAACATGCTCAAGGAAATCGGCACCCCCGACAAGATCCCGCACTACATCGAGCGTGCCAAGGACAAGAACGATCCGTTCCGTCTGATGGGCTTCGGTCACCGCGTGTACAAGAACTACGACCCGCGCGCGACCGTGATGCAGAAGACCGTGCGCGAAGTGTTCGACGCGCTCAAGGTCAACGATCCGCTGTTCGAAACCGCGCTTCGCCTCGAAGAGATCGCCCTCAACGATCCCTACTTCATCGAGAAGAAGCTGTTCCCGAACGTGGACTTCTACTCGGGCATCATCCTCTCGGCGATCGGCTTCCCGACCACCATGTTCACCGTGCTGTTCGCTCTGGCCCGCACCGTGGGCTGGGTTGCCCAGTGGAACGAAATGATCTCCGATCCTGGCCAGAAGATCGGCCGTCCGCGTCAGCTCTACACCGGCCCTGCCGCGCGCGACTACATCCCCGTCAGCCAGCGCTGA